In Gossypium hirsutum isolate 1008001.06 chromosome A10, Gossypium_hirsutum_v2.1, whole genome shotgun sequence, the DNA window CTTATTTTTGTATTTGCCGGAGAAGGGTCCGGGATGGCTTATAGTAAGATTCAAAATTCATTTGCTTTTGTTATTTTCACGTAGAATGGATGATTAaaggttcaaaatgaaaaaattattaatctAACAAATAAGTACTATTAAGGGGCTAATGTTTTATTTGATGGCAGACAAGCTAACGAATAATGGGTCAAGCACACCAGCGGGGCTGGTAGCTGCATCATTGTCACATGCCTTTGCCTTGTTTGTGGCGGTTTCGGTTGGTGCAAACATTTCAGGTGGTCATGTTAACCCTGCTGTCACCTTTGGGGCATTCATCGGTGGCCACATTACTTTGTTACGAAGCTTTTGGTACTGGATTGCGCAGTTGCTAGGCTCCGTTGTCGCTTGCTTGCTTCTCAAGTTTGCCACCGGTGGAATGGTAACCCCTCATATCCatagctttaatttcatgtaaaAAAAAGTATTAGTTTAATGCTTAATATTGCTTGTTTCGATGAACTGTAGGAAACATCAGCTTTCGCGCTATCCTCGGGTGTATCCACCTGGAACGCGCTCATCTTCGAGATCGTCATGACATTCGGCCTAGTTTACACGGTATACGCCACAGCAGTGGATCCAAAAAAGGGAGATTTGGGGATCATTGCTCCTATTGCAATTGGTTTCATAGTTGGTGCCAACA includes these proteins:
- the LOC107897797 gene encoding aquaporin TIP1-3: MPMNRIAVGTAGEASHPTVIKAALAEFFSMLIFVFAGEGSGMAYNKLTNNGSSTPAGLVAASLSHAFALFVAVSVGANISGGHVNPAVTFGAFIGGHITLLRSFWYWIAQLLGSVVACLLLKFATGGMETSAFALSSGVSTWNALIFEIVMTFGLVYTVYATAVDPKKGDLGIIAPIAIGFIVGANILAGGAFDGASMNPAVSFGPAVVSWTWTNHWVYWVGPFIGAAIAAIIYDNIFICDGTHQPLPSNDF